In Bradyrhizobium sp. 1(2017), one DNA window encodes the following:
- a CDS encoding chloride channel protein: MRQTLDITGGLPRSRGKPGDFTADRRVLVLIGMALLVGSLGAGAAWVLLKLIALVTNLVWFGHFSTENVSLADAHPGIWMVLAPAAGGLLIGLMARFGSEKIRGHGIPEAIEAILIGGSRMQPKVAILKPLSSAVSIGSGGPFGAEGPIIMTGGAIGSIFAQCFHLTAAERKTLLVAGAAAGMTAIFGTPIAAVLLAVELLLFEWKPRSFLPVVTGAVISAAWRPLLFGTGPLFPFAERPDLPWWGLVAAVGVGVVAGLQSGLMTRLLYAIEDLFEHLPVHWMWWPMLGGLVVGLGGLVDPRALGVGYDVIADLLSGHMVRDEAIRLLLVKSAVWVIALGSGTSGGVLAPLLILGGTAGWMEGLVLPGGASFWALVGMAAMMGGTMRSPLTGVMFAIELTGNIDMLLPLLAATGAAHAVTVLLLKRSILTEKIARRGQHITREYAIDPFELLRAADVMVTKVETLPVDMSIDAAVAFFTSDQRRHKSYPVITADGRLSGMVTRADVLRWRTEGDHQAATLDDVVSDTSGVVAYPDDVLGQVADLMVVSDLGRLPVVDRTGHRVVGLIARKDLLRIRTVVNAQEEDRNVYFLREKALVPEARIAEGRPSELQH; the protein is encoded by the coding sequence ATGCGCCAGACCCTGGACATAACCGGCGGCCTCCCGCGTTCTCGCGGCAAGCCCGGAGATTTCACCGCCGACCGCCGGGTGCTGGTCCTGATCGGCATGGCCCTGCTGGTGGGCAGCCTCGGCGCCGGAGCCGCATGGGTCCTGCTGAAGCTGATCGCCCTCGTCACCAATCTGGTCTGGTTCGGTCATTTCAGCACCGAGAACGTGTCGCTGGCGGACGCCCATCCGGGGATCTGGATGGTTCTGGCGCCGGCGGCCGGCGGTCTCTTGATCGGATTGATGGCGCGGTTCGGCTCGGAGAAGATCCGCGGTCATGGCATCCCCGAAGCGATCGAGGCGATCCTGATCGGCGGAAGCCGCATGCAGCCCAAGGTCGCCATCCTGAAGCCATTGTCGTCGGCGGTGTCGATCGGGAGCGGCGGGCCGTTCGGCGCCGAAGGGCCGATCATCATGACCGGCGGCGCGATCGGCTCGATCTTCGCGCAGTGCTTTCATCTCACCGCAGCCGAGCGCAAGACCCTGCTGGTCGCGGGCGCTGCGGCCGGCATGACCGCGATCTTCGGCACGCCCATCGCGGCCGTCCTGCTCGCAGTCGAGCTGTTGTTGTTCGAATGGAAGCCGCGCAGCTTCCTGCCCGTGGTGACGGGTGCGGTGATCTCGGCCGCGTGGCGGCCGCTGCTGTTCGGAACGGGGCCGCTGTTTCCGTTCGCCGAACGGCCGGACCTGCCATGGTGGGGCCTCGTCGCTGCGGTTGGCGTCGGCGTCGTTGCCGGCCTGCAATCTGGACTGATGACGCGGCTACTCTACGCGATCGAGGATCTGTTCGAACATCTGCCGGTGCACTGGATGTGGTGGCCGATGCTCGGCGGCCTTGTCGTCGGGCTCGGCGGCCTCGTCGATCCGCGCGCGCTCGGCGTCGGCTACGACGTCATCGCCGACCTCTTGTCCGGCCACATGGTGCGCGACGAGGCGATACGGCTGCTGCTGGTCAAGTCCGCCGTCTGGGTGATCGCGTTGGGCTCGGGCACGTCAGGCGGCGTGCTGGCGCCGCTGCTCATCCTCGGCGGCACGGCCGGATGGATGGAAGGGCTGGTCCTGCCCGGAGGCGCGTCATTCTGGGCGCTGGTCGGCATGGCTGCGATGATGGGCGGCACGATGCGGTCACCGCTGACGGGCGTGATGTTTGCGATCGAGTTGACCGGCAACATCGACATGCTGCTACCGTTGCTCGCGGCGACCGGCGCGGCGCACGCCGTCACCGTGCTGCTGCTGAAGCGCTCGATCCTGACCGAAAAGATCGCGCGCCGCGGTCAGCACATCACGCGCGAATACGCGATCGATCCGTTCGAACTGCTGCGGGCCGCCGATGTCATGGTCACGAAGGTCGAGACGCTGCCGGTGGACATGTCGATCGACGCGGCGGTTGCTTTCTTCACCTCGGATCAGCGCCGTCACAAATCCTATCCTGTCATCACCGCCGACGGCCGGCTGTCCGGGATGGTCACCCGCGCCGACGTGCTGCGCTGGCGCACCGAGGGCGATCATCAGGCGGCGACGCTCGATGATGTCGTCTCGGACACCTCCGGCGTGGTGGCTTATCCTGACGACGTGCTGGGGCAGGTGGCGGATCTCATGGTCGTCTCCGATCTCGGACGGCTGCCGGTGGTCGACCGCACCGGCCATCGCGTGGTCGGCCTGATCGCGCGCAAGGATCTGCTGCGAATTCGCACGGTCGTGAACGCACAGGAGGAGGATCGCAACGTATATTTCCTGCGCGAAAAGGCGCTTGTGCCGGAGGCGCGGATCGCGGAAGGTCGCCCCTCTGAACTCCAGCACTGA
- a CDS encoding serine hydrolase domain-containing protein codes for MDARTPDFSAARTAMQRYVDQEIIPGVSWAVLRGREIVDQQCVGFADRESGTALAPDHIFRAFSNTKIFVTCAVMLLVEDGRIGLDDPVEKFLPQLGNRKVLKEGASSLADVEPANGSITIRQLLTHTSGLSYGIFDPGTVLFKGYNEARILNPLTPLADMIDQLAGLPLSYHPGTGWEYSVATDVLGRVVEVVSGQPLDAFLKARIFDSLGMTDTGFYVPEAQQGRLVALYNGADVLDPMKPGLTRADNLPFPQAYRRPFPRLSGGGGLVSTLPDMLALVRALLPGSDALLKPETLRLMMTNQLPAGQTIRFANLGPIPGKGFGLGGAVAFAPTPFDPPNSTGEFQWGGLAGTHWWICPEANTAGVLMTQRYMGFWNPFFFEFKRLAYQAVGC; via the coding sequence ATGGACGCCAGGACGCCTGATTTTTCCGCCGCGCGGACGGCGATGCAACGCTACGTCGATCAGGAGATCATCCCCGGGGTGTCCTGGGCGGTGCTGCGCGGCCGCGAAATCGTCGACCAGCAATGCGTCGGCTTCGCCGACCGCGAATCTGGCACCGCGCTTGCCCCCGATCATATCTTCCGTGCGTTCTCCAATACCAAGATCTTCGTCACCTGCGCCGTCATGCTGCTCGTCGAGGACGGCCGCATCGGGCTCGATGACCCCGTCGAAAAATTCCTGCCGCAGCTTGGCAATCGCAAGGTGCTGAAGGAGGGGGCTTCGAGCCTCGCCGATGTCGAGCCGGCAAATGGCTCGATCACGATCCGGCAGCTTCTGACTCACACATCCGGCCTCAGCTACGGCATCTTCGATCCCGGCACGGTGCTGTTCAAGGGCTACAACGAGGCGCGCATCCTCAATCCGCTGACGCCGCTCGCCGACATGATCGACCAGCTCGCCGGTCTGCCGCTGTCCTATCATCCCGGTACCGGCTGGGAATATTCGGTGGCGACCGACGTGCTCGGCCGTGTCGTCGAGGTGGTCTCCGGCCAGCCGCTCGACGCCTTCCTCAAGGCGCGCATCTTCGATTCCCTCGGCATGACCGATACCGGCTTTTACGTTCCGGAAGCGCAGCAGGGCAGGCTGGTCGCGCTCTATAATGGCGCTGATGTGCTCGATCCCATGAAGCCCGGGCTCACGCGCGCGGACAATCTTCCCTTTCCGCAAGCCTATCGGCGGCCATTCCCACGGCTCTCGGGCGGCGGCGGTCTGGTCTCCACCCTGCCGGACATGCTCGCGCTGGTGCGGGCATTGTTGCCAGGGTCGGACGCGCTGCTGAAGCCGGAGACGTTGCGGCTGATGATGACGAACCAGCTGCCGGCGGGCCAGACCATCCGCTTCGCCAATCTCGGGCCGATCCCCGGTAAGGGCTTTGGTCTTGGCGGCGCCGTCGCCTTCGCGCCGACGCCGTTCGATCCCCCGAATTCGACCGGCGAGTTCCAGTGGGGCGGTCTTGCGGGCACCCATTGGTGGATCTGCCCTGAGGCCAATACCGCCGGAGTGCTGATGACCCAGCGTTACATGGGCTTCTGGAATCCATTCTTCTTCGAGTTCAAGCGCCTGGCCTATCAGGCGGTGGGATGCTGA
- a CDS encoding acetolactate synthase large subunit → MNRHDHKVKGSDLFVAALENEGVDKIFGVPGEENLDLVESLRTSRIDLVLTRHEQAAAFMAATHGRLTGKPGVCLSTLGPGALNLSTGAAYAHLGAMPMILVTGQKPIMSSRQARFQIVDVVATMKPLTKLSRQIVSASSIPTVVRDAFRVAMEERPGPVHLELPEDIAGDEVPPVPVIPVHPIEIPVAHRAALDRAAEMILAAKRPLVMMGAATSRPRSTHGIASFVRRTGIPFFTTQMGKGTVPGGTNLYMGTAALSERDYVHDAIDAADLIVAIGHDPIEKPPFIMGPSGPKVIHVSYTPASVELVYFPDAEVVGDVGPSLELLADRLEGKLPQAAALLPLREEILSHISDRATEARWPPTPQRIVHDIRQVIPENGIVALDNGMYKIWFARNYRTRVANTLLLDNALATMGAGLPSAMMAAMLYPDRRVLAVAGDGGFMMNSQEMETAVRLKLNLVVLVLEDNAYGMIRWKQAVDRFADYGMTFGNPDFVLYAKAYGAKGNRIESIDSFGPTLDAAFREGGVHLVVIPIDYAENVRVLVDELRAREK, encoded by the coding sequence ATGAACCGGCACGACCACAAGGTGAAGGGATCGGACCTGTTTGTCGCGGCGCTCGAGAACGAAGGCGTCGACAAAATCTTCGGCGTCCCCGGCGAGGAGAATCTCGATCTGGTCGAATCGCTCCGCACCTCCAGGATCGATCTGGTCCTGACCCGCCACGAGCAGGCCGCCGCCTTCATGGCTGCCACGCATGGACGGCTGACCGGCAAGCCCGGCGTGTGTCTGTCGACGCTTGGACCCGGCGCGCTCAATCTGTCCACTGGCGCCGCCTACGCGCATCTCGGCGCGATGCCGATGATCCTGGTCACCGGCCAGAAGCCGATCATGAGCAGCCGGCAGGCGCGCTTCCAGATCGTCGACGTGGTCGCGACCATGAAGCCGCTGACGAAGCTGTCGCGGCAGATCGTCAGCGCCTCCAGCATCCCGACCGTGGTGCGCGACGCCTTTCGCGTGGCGATGGAGGAGCGGCCGGGGCCGGTGCATCTCGAACTGCCGGAGGACATCGCCGGCGATGAGGTGCCGCCCGTTCCCGTGATCCCGGTTCATCCGATCGAAATTCCGGTCGCCCATCGTGCGGCGCTCGACCGCGCCGCGGAGATGATCTTGGCCGCGAAACGCCCCTTGGTGATGATGGGCGCTGCGACCAGCCGGCCGCGATCGACGCATGGCATCGCAAGCTTCGTGCGACGAACCGGCATTCCGTTCTTCACCACGCAGATGGGGAAGGGCACCGTGCCCGGCGGCACCAATCTCTATATGGGGACCGCCGCGCTGTCCGAGCGCGACTACGTTCACGACGCGATCGATGCCGCGGATTTGATCGTCGCGATCGGCCACGATCCGATCGAGAAGCCGCCGTTCATCATGGGGCCGTCGGGGCCGAAGGTGATTCACGTGAGCTACACGCCGGCGAGCGTCGAGCTGGTCTATTTTCCCGACGCCGAGGTCGTCGGTGACGTCGGCCCGAGCCTGGAGCTGCTCGCGGACCGGCTCGAAGGCAAGCTGCCGCAGGCCGCGGCGCTCCTGCCGTTGCGTGAAGAGATCCTCAGCCACATCTCCGACCGGGCCACCGAGGCGCGGTGGCCACCGACGCCGCAGCGGATCGTGCACGACATTCGCCAGGTGATCCCGGAGAACGGCATCGTCGCGCTCGACAACGGCATGTACAAGATCTGGTTCGCGCGCAACTACCGCACCCGCGTCGCCAACACGCTGCTGCTCGACAATGCGCTCGCGACCATGGGCGCCGGCCTGCCGTCGGCGATGATGGCCGCGATGCTCTATCCGGACCGCCGCGTCCTTGCTGTCGCCGGCGACGGCGGTTTCATGATGAACAGCCAGGAGATGGAGACTGCCGTCCGCCTCAAGCTGAATCTCGTCGTGCTGGTGCTGGAAGACAACGCCTACGGCATGATCCGCTGGAAGCAGGCCGTCGATCGTTTTGCCGACTATGGCATGACCTTTGGCAATCCGGACTTTGTCCTCTATGCGAAGGCCTATGGGGCGAAGGGAAATCGGATCGAGAGCATCGACAGCTTCGGCCCGACGCTCGATGCGGCCTTCAGGGAAGGCGGCGTGCACCTGGTCGTGATCCCGATCGACTATGCGGAGAACGTGCGGGTGCTGGTCGACGAATTGCGGGCGCGGGAGAAGTAG
- a CDS encoding Lin0512 family protein, giving the protein MTRVRCVTEMGMGVDVHGRDATKAAKRAVSDAIRHSSLGFFRMIGKTANDMFVDVTIGVPNPEAVDKEAVAKELPYGTVTVTAVKGGLEIPSATEVANDPILIANAAVIVSFDKD; this is encoded by the coding sequence ATGACCCGCGTTCGTTGTGTCACCGAGATGGGCATGGGCGTCGACGTCCACGGCAGGGACGCTACCAAGGCGGCAAAGCGCGCGGTGTCGGATGCGATCAGGCATTCGAGCCTCGGCTTCTTCCGGATGATCGGCAAGACCGCGAACGACATGTTCGTCGATGTCACGATCGGAGTGCCCAATCCCGAAGCCGTCGACAAGGAGGCGGTGGCCAAGGAGCTGCCTTACGGCACGGTCACCGTGACCGCGGTCAAGGGCGGGCTGGAGATTCCCTCGGCCACGGAAGTAGCCAACGATCCCATCCTGATTGCCAATGCGGCGGTGATCGTCAGCTTTGACAAGGACTAG
- a CDS encoding GNAT family N-acetyltransferase, whose protein sequence is MSNSDVALLDRPIWSALTTSQKHLAEGGPRALRYPVDMTPFADMVDMSAASFAALGDVMSGSQVAALFTPDPVDVPAGFKVVLAESGEQMIGSPADSPLRDAEIVTLGAADVPAMMALTELTKPGPFAARTHQLGTFFGIRAGGELVAMTGERMKPGNFTEMTAVCVHPDHRGRGYAQALLAAVARQIEARGEIPFLHVFSHNTSAIALYQRQGMRIRRRLHVTALMKQE, encoded by the coding sequence GTGTCCAACAGCGATGTGGCGCTGCTGGATCGTCCGATCTGGAGCGCGCTGACGACGAGCCAGAAGCATCTGGCCGAAGGCGGCCCGCGAGCGTTGCGTTATCCCGTGGACATGACGCCCTTCGCCGACATGGTCGACATGTCCGCGGCGAGCTTTGCCGCGCTCGGCGATGTCATGTCGGGTTCGCAGGTCGCCGCGCTGTTCACGCCTGACCCGGTCGACGTGCCCGCCGGCTTCAAGGTGGTGCTCGCTGAGTCCGGCGAGCAGATGATCGGGTCGCCGGCCGACAGCCCATTGCGCGATGCGGAGATCGTGACGCTGGGCGCCGCCGACGTGCCCGCCATGATGGCGCTGACCGAACTGACCAAGCCGGGCCCATTCGCGGCGCGGACGCACCAACTCGGCACGTTCTTCGGCATCCGTGCCGGCGGCGAACTGGTGGCGATGACCGGCGAGCGGATGAAGCCCGGCAATTTCACCGAGATGACGGCCGTCTGCGTGCATCCCGATCATCGCGGGCGCGGCTATGCGCAGGCGTTGCTGGCGGCGGTCGCGCGTCAGATCGAGGCGCGCGGCGAAATTCCGTTCCTGCACGTGTTTTCCCACAACACGTCGGCGATCGCGCTGTACCAGCGGCAGGGTATGCGCATTCGCCGTCGCCTGCACGTCACCGCGCTGATGAAACAGGAATAA